AACATGTCTTTCCCCattcttgaagaagattaaagaagaaaaattgtttAAGTCTCAAAGAGACCGTCGTGCGCTCAATAGTCCTTCTGCTCAAGGGAAGGTTACAGTAGGCAAATGCTCCCTTACTCATTCACGCGCATCTTCTAATTTGTCTATTCCATCTTTGGCTTCCACTTCAACTCTATCCACGTTGGAATCTGGAAAATCGAATCTGTCCAGCTATAGCAACAGAGTACATACTTTGCCGGAATTGCATGAACCCAAttataataacaataaaatttCCCCGGAGGCTGTTAATGTCGACCTCAAACATAGTAATAAGGAAAATAGAAGACCAATACCGACGACCAAACCATTCAATTTTAGTAAAGCACGGCCCTTGATCTTAAAAACTGGGCTAGACAAACCAATGATGAACGAAGAATCAAGattaaagaaatcaaattgGTCAAATATCTTCAAATAGTGCTTTTGAAGATTCAAAATTACACCCAAATCCCTTCGATTCATAGTACTCTCAAGAATAGAAAAGCGAATAAATATATAGCAAATGATTTTACTAATGAGATCATGTCGCTTTCATTTCTTATATATCAGTATACTTATACTTCAAtgcattcttttttaatagTTTAATTTCACGTTTTATGCAATTTTAAGataaaaacataaaaaaagggaCAAAAATCTTGTTATAAATGAGGATATATCATTTGTTCATATACATAATCGAATTTTTATAGAAATGACTTGAATTAAcgattgaaaataaaaatatacgTGGCATTTAACTAACTATacaaatcatcatcttcttccgCATTAGAACCAAATGCTGCACCTGCTCCGCTTGAAGGACCGTTGTTAGTGTTGGCATTGTCCGCACCCGTAGTACCCAATGGTGCGTCATTGAAGTTGAAATTACTGAACTGACCTCTGGAAGCTTTCATTTGTTGAGAATATGCTTCGTAACGACGCAATTCGGCATCTGAGACCGAACGTTTAGCAGTCTTCATAGCTTCTGCAAAATGTTCTTTGGTGATATATGGAACAGGATCTATTTCTGGTTCTTGTTCAGCCTTTACTCCTTCATCTGTCATTTCGACATCTTCACCTTCCGCTTTCACCTCCTTTTCAGCTTCATGTTGCCTGTGAGCCTCAATAGAATCTTTGATAGCATATTTAGCAGCCCTCTGTACGATGTACAATAAATCAGCACCAGAAAAACCTTGAGTAGCCTTAGCAATGGCAGTTAATTCTAAACCTGGTTCTAATGGAGTTTTCCTTAGTTGAGCATTTAGGATCGATAATCTAGCGTTTTCATCTGGCAATGGAACATAAATCAGTTGATCTAATCTTCCAGGTCTTAGGATAGCTGGATCAATTTGGTCTGGTCTGTTGGTGGCACCAATCACAAAcacatttttcttggcaTTCATACCATCCATTTCTGTTAATAATTGATTGACGACTCTATCAGAAGCACCACCAGCATCACCTAAGGAACCACCTCTTGCCTTTGCAATAGAATCCAattcatcaagaaaaaccACAGTTGGTGCAGCAGCTCTTGCCTTATCGAAAATATCACGAATATTGGATTCTGATTCACCATACCACATACTCAATAATTCTGGACCTTTAACTGAAATAAAGTTGGCTGAAACCTCAGTAGCTACAGCTTTTGCCAACAAAGTTTTACCAGTACCTGGTGGACCATAGAACAACACACCCTTTGATGGAGATAGACCGAACTTGGTGTATTGGTCTGGGTGAAGGACTGGGTATTCAACAGTTTCCTTCAATTCGTCCTTAATCTCATCTAGACCACCCACATCGTCCCAAGTAACATTAACACTTTCAACAACGGTTTCACGTAAAGCAGAAGGATTGGAATTACCTAAAGCGAATCTGAAGTTGTCCATAGTGACTCCCAAAGAATCAAGCACTTCTGCATCAATTTCGTCTTCATCTAGATCTATCAAGTCCATTTTTTCACGGATCTGCTGCATAGCAGCTTCTGAACACAAAGAGGCAATATCGGCACCCACGTAACCGTGTGTTTCAGCAGCCAAGACTTCCAAATCAACATCATCAGCCAATTTCATGTTCTTGGTGTGAATACGTAATACTTCAAGTCTACCCGTAGCATCTGGGATACCGATGTCCACTTCACGATCAAATCTACCAAATCTTCTTAGGGCAGGATCAATGGAATTTGGTCTGTTGGTGGCagcaataacaacaacattAGATCTTGCCTTCATACCATCCATTAAAGTTAGCAGTTGAGAGACAACTCTTCTTTCAACCTCACCATTAGTCTTGTCTCTCTTTGGGGCTATAGaatcaatttcatcaataaaaataatggcTGGAGCGTTCTTTTCAGCTTCTTCGAACGCCTTCCTTAAATTAGATTCAGATTCACCCGCCATTTTGGACATAACTTCTGGACCATtgattaagaaaaaaaaggcacCGGTTTCGTTGGCAACAGCTCTTGCCATCAAGGTTTTACCTGTACCAGGAGGACCATACATCAAGACACCTCTTGGTGGCTTGATACCAATAGCTTTGAAAAGTTGAGGATGTCTCAATGGCAATTCAACCATTTCCCTTATTTGGGCCATTTGCTTACGACAGCCACCAATATCGTCATAACCGACTTCGTTcatgttattttcttcatcttctctGTTGATTGGCTCGCCTTCCCAGTGAATAATGGTATCCTGAGCCACAACGGCATATTCTTCTGGCTCAACATCCACAACCTTGAATTCGACTTGTCTCATACCACCTCTGACAACGAAATGATCACCTTTCCTCACTGGCCTGTAGGCTTCAACAAAGTAAGgcttcaagaaaacatcGAATAGATTACCAGTAATACCCTCGATTGTATCGGCAATTGGTAGTACTGAAATTCTAGTGGCGTACTTAATGTCGGGGCAAGGATGAATTGTAACCAAATCGCCCAGTCTGATGCGTAAATTGTTACGGACTACACGGTTTATTCTACATGCTCCATCTTCCAATTCGTCATCAATTAAGACGATTAACACCGtgtcttttctcttcttacCTTTAACGAGGACGGTGTCACCACGAAACAATTCCAATTTGTCCATGGTATTGGAGTTGATAGCGATAACAGAATTGTCATCATTGATAGCATCGTCAACCAGAAGCATGTtgtccttcttctttcttctcaAAATGGCAGTGGCAGTTTTATCCTCTTCATGAGGGTCGACACCGGAGGCGTCTAAAAGTGGTTTATGTTCTTCACCCATGATTTGTATATCTGTCTTGTAGTAGAGCCAGTTATCTAGTCAATGGTGTTAGGTCAAATATCGATATAAATAGATGATCTAAACATATCAATTATGGATCTATTAAATACACGGCCCTGATATATATGTCCTTTTTTGCCACCGAATTTACATATTCGAGGGGTTTCCGGGTAGTGCTTAAAAGTTGTAATTAAGTAAGGAAAGAGCTAGCGCATTATATGACGTTAAATATTAGGCTATCGTCAGCTTCGATGACCTCTAGTACGATAGTTAGCATTGAGAAGCAAGGGTGATTACACACACATGTATAAACTTAAATATAAAAGTAAGACCGCAAAGAATCATAGCATGCATTTATTCTAATCGGAGCCTTCTAATTGGGCAAGCAGTTCTTTGTGCAGCTTGCCTAGCTTATCGAAGTCAGTTTCTTGAGCTGGCCACCCTACAATCAAACCAGTCTTGTCGTCTCTCTTCGGAATCAAATGGAAATGAACGTGATCGACTTCTTGATGCGCAATCTTGCCATTATTCTGCAACACGTTATAAGTGTCCAACTTCATCGCCTTAGCCAGTCTCTTCGCGATTGGCATGGCATCGGTAAGAAATTCATCAGGAATGTCATGCAATTTTGCACCGTGATACTTGGGAATGATTAACGTATGGCCTTCAGCAGTTGGTTGTATGTCCAAAAATGCATACGAGTACTTAGTTTCAattaatttgaaagatgGGATTTCACCTATTACACAGCGGACCAATTGTTAGTATTATGCTACTACATACGAGGTTACTGCTATTACGGGTGTGCTCTGCACAAGCAACGTTTTGAAGTTATGACATACCTTTGAtaattttgcaaaaaatacAAGCGGCATCGAGGGCAGCAGGAGAAGACATTTTGTTCCTGTTAGAGCTATGATGATTCTTATGAATTCATTGAAGCTCAAAGGTCTTGAAGACATATCAAATAGCCTTTTCACTTCGTGATGTTCTCCACTTTCCAATGTGGGCACATCACCTCTCACGATCGTACAATTCCCCAGTGGGATGGGTCAAGATAGAACCCTCTGGGGAAACACCTGCGGTCCATTATTGATGCGGCAAGCGATCCGTCTTGATTGGCActatatttcaaagatttcCAAGCCTGATGTTTGGCTCGACCTCTATTCTGCTCTTCAGCTTTTCTACGGAATGACTAGAACAACCGTTGAAGCTAGGTAGTCGGCAGGGTCCTTTACGAGCAAAGTATTACGATTTACCGACATTTCATTTGCTCCTCCCTGCCCATGCAATGAAAACGGCACATAGTCTTGTGTAAGTTTGTATTTGTCCCTGTTTGGGTCCTTTGTAAAACTCTACGGAAAGCACGGAGTATCAATCGAAAAGCGGAAGTTCCCACACTCCCCTTATTAATGCACATCTATGTCCCCTGCTCGTATTTCGTTTGcatatagatatatatatatagacaGTCAAATGCGTATATGGATATGGATATGGATATGGATAGATACAGAAGAACAGGTGTCTTCAAAAACAGTAAGCAGTTGAAAGCGCGAATACATAATGCCATTTAACCAACAGTTCATTACCTTGAATAATGGAAACAAAATTCCTGCAATCGCCATCATCGGCACTGGTACCAGGTGGTATAAAGAAGAGGAGACAGACGCTACTTTCTCAAACAGTTTAGTAGAGCAGATTGTTTATGCCCTTAAACTACCTGGCATCATTCACATCGACGCCGCTGAGATCTACAGAACATATCCAGAAGTTGGAAAGGCACTCAGCCTCACCGAAAAGCcaagaaatgaaatattCTTAACGGACAAGTATTCTACTCAGATTAAGGTATCTGAATCTCCAGCCGTAGGACTAGATATCgcattgaagaaaatgggCACTGACTATGTCGATTTATATCTTTTGCATAGCCCGTTTGTCTCCAAAGAAACTAATGGGTTTACTTTGGAGGAAGCTTGGAAGGATATGGAGCAACTGTACAGATCCGGCAAGGCCAAAAATATTGGTGTGTCCAACTTTGCCATGAAAGACTTGGAAAGGATCCTGAAGGTTGCAGAAATCAGGCCCCAAGTTAATCAAATCGAATTTAGCCCCTTTTTGCAGAACCAAACACCAGGGATTTACAAATTTTgccaagaaaatgatatattGCTAGAAGCATACTCACCACTAGGCCCTCTTCAAAAGAGAACCACGAAAGATGAGTCCCTgccattttttgaatatgtGAAAGAGTTGTCTGAGAAATACATCAAGTCTGAAGCTCAAATCACCTTACGTTGGGTAACTAGGCGCGGCGTATTACCTGTCACCACATCTTCCAAACCTCAAAGAATTTCTGACGCTCAAAacttattttcttttgactTGACCGATGAGGAAGTTAATCAGATAACTGAGTTGGGCCTAGAGCACGAACCCTTAAGACTGTATTGGAATAAAGTCTATGATAAATACAACTACGCTGCCCAGAAGGTATAAGTACTAGACAACCTATGTATGTagctttttcctttgtaCTACTTCTGTAATTGACCTTTTATGCTAGTTTTATTACCCTATTGCATATCTTGCCTCTTTTCAGCCATggtggaaagaaaaagggcTGCACTCTCTATAAAAAGGTGACCAAAAATATCCGAAGAGGACGTCCGCAATAAAATGCCACACGAGCAGAAAGCGAATAAGGACGCACGCCATGTGTTGCTACTGTGTTTGTTGTACTGTTTCTGACTTCATATTGTATATCATTGCGACTTTTTTTCCCCCAGTGGCAGTCCTTTTTCGATCTGGGCCTTTTTCATCTGATTTCCTTTTGAATGTACTGCTAACGTTACTGGGGTTCTTGCCCGGTATG
The Saccharomyces mikatae IFO 1815 strain IFO1815 genome assembly, chromosome: 4 genome window above contains:
- the HNT1 gene encoding adenosine 5'-monophosphoramidase (similar to Saccharomyces cerevisiae HNT1 (YDL125C); ancestral locus Anc_7.287); the protein is MSSPAALDAACIFCKIIKGEIPSFKLIETKYSYAFLDIQPTAEGHTLIIPKYHGAKLHDIPDEFLTDAMPIAKRLAKAMKLDTYNVLQNNGKIAHQEVDHVHFHLIPKRDDKTGLIVGWPAQETDFDKLGKLHKELLAQLEGSD
- the CDC48 gene encoding AAA family ATPase CDC48 (similar to Saccharomyces cerevisiae CDC48 (YDL126C); ancestral locus Anc_7.288), with the protein product MGEEHKPLLDASGVDPHEEDKTATAILRRKKKDNMLLVDDAINDDNSVIAINSNTMDKLELFRGDTVLVKGKKRKDTVLIVLIDDELEDGACRINRVVRNNLRIRLGDLVTIHPCPDIKYATRISVLPIADTIEGITGNLFDVFLKPYFVEAYRPVRKGDHFVVRGGMRQVEFKVVDVEPEEYAVVAQDTIIHWEGEPINREDEENNMNEVGYDDIGGCRKQMAQIREMVELPLRHPQLFKAIGIKPPRGVLMYGPPGTGKTLMARAVANETGAFFFLINGPEVMSKMAGESESNLRKAFEEAEKNAPAIIFIDEIDSIAPKRDKTNGEVERRVVSQLLTLMDGMKARSNVVVIAATNRPNSIDPALRRFGRFDREVDIGIPDATGRLEVLRIHTKNMKLADDVDLEVLAAETHGYVGADIASLCSEAAMQQIREKMDLIDLDEDEIDAEVLDSLGVTMDNFRFALGNSNPSALRETVVESVNVTWDDVGGLDEIKDELKETVEYPVLHPDQYTKFGLSPSKGVLFYGPPGTGKTLLAKAVATEVSANFISVKGPELLSMWYGESESNIRDIFDKARAAAPTVVFLDELDSIAKARGGSLGDAGGASDRVVNQLLTEMDGMNAKKNVFVIGATNRPDQIDPAILRPGRLDQLIYVPLPDENARLSILNAQLRKTPLEPGLELTAIAKATQGFSGADLLYIVQRAAKYAIKDSIEAHRQHEAEKEVKAEGEDVEMTDEGVKAEQEPEIDPVPYITKEHFAEAMKTAKRSVSDAELRRYEAYSQQMKASRGQFSNFNFNDAPLGTTGADNANTNNGPSSGAGAAFGSNAEEDDDLYS
- the PCL2 gene encoding cyclin PCL2 (similar to Saccharomyces cerevisiae PCL9 (YDL179W) and PCL2 (YDL127W); ancestral locus Anc_7.289); its protein translation is MSNYEALLQFNRKSVSKEMIQYLASTTASVIKIKKTNSMIDIALPAPPLTEFINRLIKHSNVQTPTLMATSVYLAKLRSLIPSKVYGIETTRHRIFLGCLILAAKTLNDSSPLNKHWAEYTDGLLLLREVNTIERELLEYFDWDVTISTEDLITCLSPFLKKIKEEKLFKSQRDRRALNSPSAQGKVTVGKCSLTHSRASSNLSIPSLASTSTLSTLESGKSNLSSYSNRVHTLPELHEPNYNNNKISPEAVNVDLKHSNKENRRPIPTTKPFNFSKARPLILKTGLDKPMMNEESRLKKSNWSNIFK
- the SMKI04G1160 gene encoding aldo-keto reductase superfamily protein (similar to Saccharomyces cerevisiae YDL124W; ancestral locus Anc_7.285), whose translation is MPFNQQFITLNNGNKIPAIAIIGTGTRWYKEEETDATFSNSLVEQIVYALKLPGIIHIDAAEIYRTYPEVGKALSLTEKPRNEIFLTDKYSTQIKVSESPAVGLDIALKKMGTDYVDLYLLHSPFVSKETNGFTLEEAWKDMEQLYRSGKAKNIGVSNFAMKDLERILKVAEIRPQVNQIEFSPFLQNQTPGIYKFCQENDILLEAYSPLGPLQKRTTKDESLPFFEYVKELSEKYIKSEAQITLRWVTRRGVLPVTTSSKPQRISDAQNLFSFDLTDEEVNQITELGLEHEPLRLYWNKVYDKYNYAAQKV